Within the Candidatus Methylomirabilota bacterium genome, the region TTCGTGCTCCTGCCGCTGATGCTGGTGCTGCTCCAGCCGCTGGGGCGGCCGCTCACCCGACTCGTCGCGCCGCGGGCGGGCGTGCTCGTGGCGCTCATCGGCGTCACCGCGGTGCTCGCGCCCCCGGGCGCGGGGGCGCAGGACGGGAAGGAGATCCTCCTCAAGGATCAGTACAGCAAGGTGGACGGGCCGGCGCGCCATCGCGGCGAGGCGATGCTGTTGATCTACGGCAAGGTCGACGGCATGCGCCGGATGAAAGGATGGGAGGACCGGATCCGCAGGGAGATCCCCGGGACGCTGGTCATCCTCCGCGGCCTCGACGCCCGCAGCGCCCGCGGCCAGAAGACGGAGACCGAGGTCAACGACCGGCTCCAGCTCAACGTGCCGCCGGAGATCTCCCTCCTGCTCGACTGGAACGGCGATCTCGTCCGCGCCTTCCGCCTGCCGGATGCGGACGTCTCCGTCACCGTCGTCGACGCGAAGGGACACGGCTGCCGCTCGATCCCGGGCCCGGTCAACACGGAGACGTTCGAGCAGATGCGGGCCCTGTTCGTGCAGGTGCGCAAGGCGGGTGCCTGCCCATGAGCCTCGCGTGGCGCGGTGGCCGGCCGAAGAATGCGCGCGGGCGTCGCGCCCTCGTGCAAATCACCATCGTGGCCGCCCTGTGCGCCTTCGCGGCTTCCCGGGCGGTGGGCTTCGACTCCCCCATCCTGTTTGCTCGCGGCGCCGGCGTCCCGGAGGTCGTGGAGCAGTTCGCGTGGCGGGTGATCGAGGAGCGGTGCGCCTACCAGGCATACGAGCGGCGGCAGCGCTCGTTCTGGGCCTACGACGTCGGCACGCGTGCCCTGGACGAGGGGCGGGCCTACTCGATCAAGATCGTGTCTGACGTGGCGTGGAAGAAGACGGAGCCGTCGGCCTACATCGAGATGACGATCGTTGCGGACGGGCGACTCCGACTCGTCGCTCTGGCGTCCTCGTTCATCGACTGCCGGCACTCGCCGATGACATCGGCCGTCCCGGGGGCCGACGCGCCCGTCGAAACTACCCGGTAACATCGCCGCGGTCGTCGGTCCGTGGCCTTGCCGGTCGTGCGGGAGCGCGCTCGGCGCGTCCGACTCGCTCGAAAGGCCCCCTGGCACATCCGATGCTGCCTGCCTGTCAGAGGGGGATCGTCATGACCATGACCTACAAGGCGCGCAGCTTTCCGCTCTCGAACCTCACCGGCATCTCGGACAAGACGCTCGAGATGCACTTCGGCCTCTACGAAGGCTACGTCAAGGAGACGAACCAGCTCACCGAGCGGCTGGCCGAGATGGCGAAGTCGGGCGAGGCGGCCAAGAATCCGGCCTACGCCGAGATGACCCGCCACCTGGGCTACGAGTACGGCGGCATGGTGCTGCACGAGTACTACTTCGACAACCTGGCTCCGAAAGGCAAGGGCCGGCCGTCCGCCGACCTCACGCGGGCGCTCGAGGACAGCCACGGCGGCTTCGATGCCTGGAAGGCGGACTTTGTCGCCACCGGCGGTATGCGCGGAGTGGGCTGGGCCGTGTTGTTTCGCGATCCGCTCTCCGGCCGCATGACCAACCAGTGGATCACCCTCCACGAGCAAGGTGTCCCGGCCGGCTACCAGCCGATCCTGGTGATGGACGCCTGGGAGCACGCCTTCCTGCTCGACTACAAGCCCTCGGAGCGAAGCAAGTACATCGAGGCGTTCTTCGCCAACATCAACTGGGAGGAGGTGGGCGGCCGGGCGAAGCGCGCCTACCGGAACGGGGGATGAAGATCCGTGTCGAGTCGAAGGATCACCAGATCGTGAGCCTGGAGCTGTCCGGCGAGTGGCGGACGGAGCCGGTGGATCTCCATTGCCTCGTGGGACCGACGGTCTCGTACCACTTCACGCCGGACGGCTTCTACGATCACGCCGAGCCCCGGCCGGATGTCCGCTCCACTCCGCCGGCGGGGATGGACGTGGGACCGGCCGAGGGAGGCGCCTGCGTTTCGAGCGGGTAGGCCGGGGGCCCGCGCGGCGCGCCGGCCGTCACCGCCACGGCCGGGACCGGCAGGGGATTCGGCAGCCGCGGCGGCCGGCCTACAGCGCGAAGCGCTCCTCGCGGTAGTCGTACTCGGTCGGGGTCAGCTGGATCACGGTGTGCAGGGGCACCGGAAGGTGAGGGCACTCGTCCTGCGGCTTGCCCATCAGGTAGCCGTACAGCACGCGAATCACCGCGCGATGGGCCACGATCAGAACCGGTGACGATTGCCGCTCCAGCTCGACGATGACCGGCTCGAGCCGCTGGATGACGTCGGCGTAGGATTCGCCGCGCGGATAGCGGTAGCGGAACTTGTCCTGGGCGCGCGCCGCGAACTCGTCGGGCATCCGCGCGCGGATCTCCTCGTAGGTGAGCCCGTCGCAGATGCCCGCGTCGATCTCGTCGAGGGCGCGCCAGGTCCGCGGGACGACGCCCATGAGGGCCGCGGTGCCGACCGCGCGCTCCAGCGTGCTCGTCCACACCGCGGGACGTGCGGTCCGCGCCTGCACGAAGGCGGCGAGCAGCGTGGCGTACTCCCGTCCGCGCCCGGTGAGGGCCGCATCGCCACCGATCCGCCCCGCGACGTTGAATACGCTCTCGCCGTGCCGGCTCAGCCAGATGGGGCGGTGGGTGGGCTTGATCTGCATCAGGAAGAAGACCAGCCGGGAGGGGAGATAGCCCTCGATGTGGCTCGTGACGACCTGCTGGCCCGCGTCGACCAGCTTGACGTAGCTGCCCTCGACGTCCGCCACCGGCACGTAGCTCCGCGCATACTGCGCGATGCGGGCCTGGAAGTCGCGGAACGCCTCGTCGGCGCGCACCCCCGCATAGTCCGGGAGGCCGAGCTTGTTCTGGCGGACGTTGGCCGCGATGATCGCGGGGTCGTCGCAGATCGTCTCCACGAAGAGGACCGACACGCCCGCCGCCGCGCATCGCTGCCGGATCCGCTCGCGGCGCGCCGGCTCGGCGTTGGTGGCGTCGTAGATGCCGACCTCGCCGCCCTTGCCGAGCCAGTCGAGCAGATCGTCCAGCGCGGCGGTGGCGAATCCCTCGCGCTCGCCGCGCGTGGCGATGTTGTCGGGCGCGAAGTAGGCCGCGGGCTGCTTCGCGCCGGCACGGGCCCGCCGGTAGTCGCCGACGTTGACCCAGAGCGTCCGGTATCCGAGCCAGGACAGGTAGCGCTGGAGCTTCCTCGCCACGAAGGTCTTGCCCCGGGCGGGCAGCCCCACCATGACCACGGCCAGCTTCGGGCTCGCGGCGCCGTCGGGACTCATGGGGCGAGTGTACGCCGCGCCCGCCGGCGGTATCGCGGCCCAAGCGCCGAAGGCCGGGCGGGGCGCGCTTGACACCACCCGGACGTCGACGCATCCTGCCAGACCAGAGGAGGGCCTCCATGGAGCCGACAGTCACGCCGATCGACGCGACGCTGGGTGCGGTGGTCACCGACCTCGAGCTCGCCCGGATGGACGACGTGACGTGGAAGGCGGTGGAGCGGGCCTTCCACGAGCGCGCCCTCCTGATCTTTCCGGGCCAGCACCTGGCCGAGGAGGCACAGGTGGCGTTCGCCAATCGATTCGGGGACATCGAGCTACTGGCTGCGGATCCTGAGCAGAAGGCGGTGGCGATCAGCAACCGGAAGCCCGACGGCACGATCATGGGGCCGGACGAGCACCGCTACAAGTCGCTGCGCGGCAACGAGGGCTGGCACACCGACAGCTCGTACATGCCGCTGGCCGCCAAGGCCTCCGTGCTCTCGGCCCAGGTGGTGCCGTCGGCGGGCGGCGAGACCGAGTGGGCCGACATGCGCGCGGCCTACGAGGCGCTGGACGAGGCCACGCGCCGGCGCGTCGCCGGCCTCTCCGCGCACCATTCGCTCTATCACTCGCAAGCGAAGATCGGCCACATCGTCCAGACCGGAACGGGCTACGGCTTCCACACCAAGGGCGAGCCGCTCCGTTCCCTGGTGAAGGTTCATCCGGTCACCGGTCGTCCCGCGCTGTTCATCGGCCGCCACGCCCACGCCATCCCGGGTCTCGACGAGGCGGAATCGGAGAAGCTCCTGTCCGATCTGCTCGAGTTCGCCTGTCGGCCTCCGCGCACCTACGGACATCGGTGGCAGCCCGGCGACGTGGTGATCTGGGACAACCGGTGCGTGCTGCACCGGGCGCGGCCGTACGATTACCGGCAGGCTCGCGTGATGCGCCACACGCGCGTGGCCGGGGATCCGGCGACCGAGCTGGCCCCGACCGACCGCGACGAGCGCGCCGCCGCGTACGAGCCGTCGCCCTCCAACCGCTGAGCCGGGCCCCACGCGCCACGGGCGCCGAGATGGGCTCGACGCCCGTGAGGTGAAGGACGCGCTGGAGGCAATGGGTTAGGACGCCCGCTTCCTCCGGCGCGCGGCGAGCGACATCCCGACCGCGGAGACCCCGAGCAGGATCAGCGTGGCCGGCTCGGGCACCACCGCAGGCTCCTTGTACAGGAAATCGTCCATCACGATGATGTCGATGCTACCGCTCTCGGCAACCCCGAGGGGATCGGTGCCGCTGACGATGTTCACCTGGCTGAAGGGCAGATTCGGGAAGATCAGCCCGAGGAACGACAGGCCATTGTTGTCGGCGGCCGGCACGGGGAACGTCCCTTGCGACACGCCCTGACGGTTCAGGAAGGTGAGGGAGGCGTTCGTCGACGAATCGACGTCCGAGAAGACCGCGCCGAATG harbors:
- a CDS encoding Fe-Mn family superoxide dismutase, translating into MTMTYKARSFPLSNLTGISDKTLEMHFGLYEGYVKETNQLTERLAEMAKSGEAAKNPAYAEMTRHLGYEYGGMVLHEYYFDNLAPKGKGRPSADLTRALEDSHGGFDAWKADFVATGGMRGVGWAVLFRDPLSGRMTNQWITLHEQGVPAGYQPILVMDAWEHAFLLDYKPSERSKYIEAFFANINWEEVGGRAKRAYRNGG
- a CDS encoding 6-phosphofructo-2-kinase/fructose-2,6-bisphosphatase — translated: MSPDGAASPKLAVVMVGLPARGKTFVARKLQRYLSWLGYRTLWVNVGDYRRARAGAKQPAAYFAPDNIATRGEREGFATAALDDLLDWLGKGGEVGIYDATNAEPARRERIRQRCAAAGVSVLFVETICDDPAIIAANVRQNKLGLPDYAGVRADEAFRDFQARIAQYARSYVPVADVEGSYVKLVDAGQQVVTSHIEGYLPSRLVFFLMQIKPTHRPIWLSRHGESVFNVAGRIGGDAALTGRGREYATLLAAFVQARTARPAVWTSTLERAVGTAALMGVVPRTWRALDEIDAGICDGLTYEEIRARMPDEFAARAQDKFRYRYPRGESYADVIQRLEPVIVELERQSSPVLIVAHRAVIRVLYGYLMGKPQDECPHLPVPLHTVIQLTPTEYDYREERFAL
- a CDS encoding TauD/TfdA family dioxygenase, yielding MEPTVTPIDATLGAVVTDLELARMDDVTWKAVERAFHERALLIFPGQHLAEEAQVAFANRFGDIELLAADPEQKAVAISNRKPDGTIMGPDEHRYKSLRGNEGWHTDSSYMPLAAKASVLSAQVVPSAGGETEWADMRAAYEALDEATRRRVAGLSAHHSLYHSQAKIGHIVQTGTGYGFHTKGEPLRSLVKVHPVTGRPALFIGRHAHAIPGLDEAESEKLLSDLLEFACRPPRTYGHRWQPGDVVIWDNRCVLHRARPYDYRQARVMRHTRVAGDPATELAPTDRDERAAAYEPSPSNR